A window from Streptomyces sp. NBC_00335 encodes these proteins:
- a CDS encoding DUF3311 domain-containing protein, with amino-acid sequence MKRPQLVWLAVPFVLFVGALPLANRVEPALGGVPFLLLWFIGATLLTPLAVWLTWRGDHR; translated from the coding sequence GTGAAACGTCCGCAGTTGGTGTGGCTCGCCGTGCCGTTCGTCCTGTTCGTCGGAGCGCTGCCGCTCGCGAACCGGGTGGAGCCGGCGCTGGGCGGCGTACCGTTCCTGCTCCTCTGGTTCATCGGGGCGACCCTGCTGACCCCGCTCGCGGTCTGGCTGACCTGGCGCGGGGATCACCGGTGA